One genomic segment of Gammaproteobacteria bacterium includes these proteins:
- a CDS encoding glycosyltransferase, exosortase A system-associated: MRILHILDHSIPLHSGYTFRSRAILERQRALGWETFHITSIKHKKPKALEETVDGLHFYRTPQPRGLMVHLPLLGQWSVVTSLERRLADIIPRIKPDVIHAHSPALNGLAAVRVGQRFNIPVVYEIRAFWEDAAVDHGTAKEWGFRYRLTRALETHVVRRADAVTTICEGLRGDLIDRGVPQSKITVIPNAVDAGKFQFGGARDTTLADHLGLTDKHVLGFIGSFYAYEGLSLLLEAMPDICQVLPDTCLMLVGGGPQDENLKQQVLQLGLQDKVLFVGRIPHDQVQAYYNLVDIFVYPRLPMRLTNLVTPLKPLEAMAQGSLIVASDVGGHKELIQDGITGRLFKAGDKESLAQTVIAFLNDSASWAAYRQAGRRYVEAERNWSVSVSRYAPVYEQLCALRGGS, translated from the coding sequence ATGCGTATCCTCCATATCTTGGACCACTCCATCCCTCTGCATAGTGGTTATACTTTCCGTAGCCGCGCCATTCTTGAACGGCAGCGGGCGCTTGGCTGGGAGACCTTTCACATTACCAGTATCAAGCATAAAAAACCCAAGGCGCTGGAGGAAACGGTTGATGGCTTACATTTTTACCGTACTCCACAACCGCGGGGGTTGATGGTGCACCTGCCGCTATTGGGCCAATGGAGTGTTGTGACCTCACTAGAACGACGTCTGGCAGACATTATCCCCAGGATAAAGCCTGATGTCATTCATGCTCATTCGCCGGCGTTAAATGGATTGGCGGCCGTACGTGTTGGACAGCGCTTCAACATCCCGGTGGTATATGAGATTCGTGCCTTTTGGGAGGATGCCGCTGTTGATCATGGCACGGCGAAAGAATGGGGTTTTCGTTATCGCTTGACGCGTGCTCTGGAAACGCACGTGGTTCGCCGCGCGGATGCCGTGACCACGATTTGTGAAGGGTTGCGGGGCGATCTTATTGATCGAGGCGTACCTCAAAGCAAGATTACTGTAATTCCCAACGCTGTTGACGCAGGGAAATTTCAATTCGGTGGAGCGCGCGACACTACTCTTGCTGATCACTTAGGGCTGACGGATAAGCATGTCCTGGGATTCATCGGATCGTTTTACGCCTATGAAGGCTTGTCTTTGTTGCTGGAGGCAATGCCAGACATCTGTCAGGTATTGCCGGACACTTGTTTGATGCTCGTTGGTGGTGGGCCGCAGGATGAAAACCTAAAACAACAGGTTCTGCAGTTGGGGCTACAGGATAAGGTGTTATTTGTTGGGCGCATTCCACATGATCAAGTTCAGGCCTATTACAATTTGGTAGATATTTTTGTTTATCCTCGCCTGCCGATGCGTTTGACTAATCTCGTGACCCCCTTAAAACCACTGGAGGCAATGGCACAGGGGAGTTTGATCGTTGCATCGGACGTCGGTGGGCACAAGGAACTGATCCAAGATGGGATCACAGGTAGATTATTTAAGGCGGGGGACAAAGAATCATTGGCGCAGACGGTCATTGCATTCCTTAATGATTCAGCAAGCTGGGCTGCTTATCGCCAGGCAGGACGGCGTTATGTGGAGGCTGAGCGTAATTGGTCAGTAAGTGTCAGCCGATATGCGCCGGTGTATGAGCAACTATGTGCTCTACGAGGTGGGTCGTGA
- a CDS encoding phenylacetate--CoA ligase family protein produces the protein MADYYTHLVSRFIFPLQEHLKGHSTMRVMREMEQSQWWSRQQLESYQVQRLQELLREAGRHVSYYRNLFRDIGFNPDKIASVSDLGGLPFLTKEIIRANLERLKADHAIGLARFNTGGSSGQPLIFFIGNQRVSHDVAAKWRATRWWGVDIGDPEIVVWGSPIELGAQDRVRVWRDKIMRTRLLPAFEMSESRLDEFIAIIRERRPRMLFGYPSSLAHIARHAKRRRVQLNDLGIKVAFVTSERLYDDQRQIIEQVFGCPAANGYGGRDAGFIAHQCSHGGMHITAEDIIVEIVDMQGRVLPPGQAGEVVITHLATGDFPFIRYRTGDIAELDDRQCACGRGLPMLKEIQGRTTDFIMARDGTVMHGLALIYVVRDIPGIETFKIVQESLEYCHVYVTVNGEFLQGRLEDIRRGFAARLGDGVRVDIDIVDSIPKEASGKFRYVVSKLVV, from the coding sequence ATGGCGGATTATTACACACACTTGGTTTCGCGGTTCATCTTTCCTTTGCAAGAGCATCTCAAGGGGCATTCGACCATGCGGGTCATGCGTGAGATGGAGCAGAGCCAGTGGTGGTCGCGTCAACAATTGGAATCCTACCAGGTTCAGAGGTTGCAGGAATTGCTGCGTGAGGCCGGCCGGCATGTGTCTTACTACAGGAATTTGTTTCGAGATATTGGGTTTAACCCCGATAAGATCGCTTCCGTGTCCGATTTGGGGGGCTTGCCTTTTTTGACCAAGGAAATCATCCGCGCGAATCTGGAGCGCTTAAAGGCAGATCATGCAATTGGACTAGCCAGATTCAATACCGGCGGATCAAGCGGTCAGCCGTTGATCTTTTTTATCGGTAACCAACGGGTAAGTCATGACGTCGCAGCCAAGTGGCGGGCGACCCGATGGTGGGGTGTCGATATCGGCGATCCGGAGATTGTTGTCTGGGGTTCGCCAATCGAGCTTGGTGCACAGGATCGTGTACGAGTGTGGCGCGACAAAATCATGCGAACTCGTTTGTTGCCGGCGTTTGAGATGTCGGAGTCCAGGCTGGACGAGTTTATTGCAATCATCCGCGAGCGGCGTCCTAGAATGCTGTTTGGATATCCGTCTTCTCTTGCCCATATTGCCCGTCATGCCAAGAGGCGTCGCGTCCAGTTAAATGACCTGGGTATCAAGGTCGCCTTTGTCACGTCCGAACGGCTATACGATGATCAGCGCCAAATCATTGAACAAGTATTCGGTTGCCCGGCGGCCAACGGTTATGGCGGGCGAGATGCCGGATTTATCGCTCATCAATGCTCTCATGGGGGAATGCATATCACGGCGGAAGATATCATTGTCGAGATAGTAGATATGCAAGGTCGCGTATTACCACCAGGCCAGGCCGGGGAGGTTGTAATAACGCATCTGGCTACGGGAGATTTCCCGTTTATCCGATACCGCACGGGCGATATTGCAGAGTTGGATGACAGGCAATGTGCCTGTGGCCGCGGGCTTCCCATGCTCAAGGAAATTCAGGGGCGTACTACCGATTTTATCATGGCCCGTGATGGAACTGTAATGCATGGGTTGGCGCTGATTTATGTGGTAAGAGATATTCCCGGTATTGAGACGTTTAAAATTGTTCAGGAGAGCCTGGAGTATTGCCATGTCTACGTGACGGTCAATGGAGAGTTTCTGCAGGGAAGATTAGAAGATATTCGTCGCGGCTTCGCGGCACGCCTCGGTGATGGAGTGCGGGTAGATATTGATATTGTTGATTCAATTCCAAAGGAAGCTTCAGGAAAGTTTCGTTATGTGGTTAGCAAACTTGTCGTTTAA
- a CDS encoding asparagine synthase, with translation MNGTLVAYEGRPRWSRDAPSELKGNPNIAAGLAQAYTTAGYEILKYLRGSYALAILIPEHRHAFLAIDRMGIRPLAYGLTKTGFAFGSNALAVTAFPGIDRSLSAQAIHDYLYFHMVPSPETIFQGVSKLPPAHCAIYETGRLTIKRYWTPTFQLSSTPAEKLSSELMSHLEEAIDQQFDSTHSATTGAFLSGGLDSSTVVGLLAKRSNSPVNAYTIGFKAEGYDEIPFARLSAKHYNSPLCEYYVTPKDVADAIGIIAKGYDEPFGNASAVPSYFCARLARDNGSTILMAGDGGDEIFAGNERYVTQQVFSYYEKAPRPIQALLRNTLLSNTLGESFSLIHKARSYVRQAAIPLPDRLNSYNFLRRTPSSDIFDPEFIARVNTVLPDDTQRAEFRLPNHADTLQRMLFLDWKFTLADNDLRKVSRACNLAGIEVRYPMLDDDLIAFSTTIPSTLLIRNHSLRDFYKRSLAGFLPPHTIGKKKHGFGLPFGIWMANDTHLNQLARDSLDRMKQRRILQRRYIDHLVSAQQSEHAAYYGVMIWVIVMLEQWLEQHSLTQ, from the coding sequence TTGAACGGTACACTCGTCGCCTATGAAGGTCGGCCACGCTGGAGTCGTGACGCGCCCAGCGAGCTAAAGGGGAATCCGAATATCGCCGCGGGGCTGGCCCAAGCCTACACTACCGCAGGATATGAGATTTTGAAGTACTTGCGGGGCAGCTACGCCCTCGCGATCCTGATACCGGAACACCGGCACGCCTTCCTCGCGATCGATAGGATGGGTATCCGGCCACTCGCTTACGGATTGACAAAGACAGGTTTCGCCTTCGGCAGCAACGCGCTTGCCGTTACTGCCTTCCCGGGGATAGACCGTTCTCTCTCTGCTCAGGCAATTCATGACTATCTTTATTTTCATATGGTCCCCAGTCCGGAAACCATTTTTCAGGGAGTATCCAAGCTCCCTCCTGCCCATTGTGCGATTTACGAGACCGGGCGGCTTACTATCAAACGATACTGGACCCCTACGTTCCAATTATCATCGACACCGGCTGAAAAACTATCTTCCGAGTTAATGTCACATCTTGAGGAGGCAATTGACCAACAATTTGACTCCACTCATTCTGCGACGACAGGCGCTTTTCTAAGTGGTGGGCTTGATAGCAGCACAGTGGTGGGGCTGCTCGCCAAGCGCTCTAATTCACCAGTTAATGCATATACCATTGGTTTTAAGGCCGAGGGTTACGACGAAATCCCATTCGCACGCCTCAGCGCCAAACATTACAACAGTCCCTTGTGCGAATACTATGTCACCCCAAAAGACGTTGCCGATGCGATCGGGATTATTGCCAAAGGATATGATGAGCCTTTTGGTAATGCCTCTGCAGTCCCCTCTTATTTCTGCGCCCGACTAGCGCGTGACAATGGCAGTACAATCTTAATGGCTGGCGATGGCGGCGATGAAATCTTCGCTGGCAATGAGCGTTATGTAACTCAGCAGGTTTTTTCCTATTATGAGAAAGCTCCTCGCCCCATACAGGCACTGCTACGAAATACCTTGCTTTCCAACACTCTCGGTGAATCTTTCTCGCTGATCCACAAAGCACGCAGTTATGTACGCCAAGCAGCGATCCCTTTGCCTGACAGGTTAAATAGCTACAACTTTCTGCGTCGCACTCCAAGCTCCGACATTTTCGATCCGGAGTTTATCGCCCGAGTGAACACTGTCCTGCCTGATGACACCCAACGCGCTGAATTCCGTTTGCCGAATCATGCCGACACCTTACAACGTATGCTTTTCTTGGATTGGAAATTTACACTTGCCGATAATGACTTGAGAAAAGTAAGCCGCGCCTGCAACCTTGCCGGTATCGAAGTACGCTACCCTATGCTCGACGACGATCTTATTGCCTTCTCGACCACCATCCCCTCTACGCTTTTGATCAGAAACCACTCGCTACGCGATTTCTATAAGCGATCACTCGCCGGCTTCCTTCCGCCTCACACGATTGGCAAGAAGAAACACGGTTTTGGGCTCCCCTTCGGAATTTGGATGGCAAATGACACACACCTTAATCAATTAGCCCGCGATTCTCTCGATCGCATGAAACAGCGCCGCATCCTGCAACGCAGGTATATCGATCATCTTGTCAGCGCTCAACAATCCGAGCATGCTGCCTACTATGGTGTGATGATTTGGGTCATTGTTATGTTGGAACAGTGGCTGGAACAACACTCCTTAACTCAGTGA
- a CDS encoding amidotransferase 1, exosortase A system-associated, with the protein MCGLVGIFDLNGPGVVDRDLLSRMNETQFHRGPDEGGLHTEPGVGLGHRRLSIIDLSTGQQPLFNEDNSVVVVFNGEIYNFQEVAKELEQCGHRFRTHSDTEVIVHGWEEWGEACVQRFNGMFAFAIWDRNQQTLFLARDRLGVKPLYYAVTRNNRLIFGSELKSLLADPGLPRVTDLRAVEEYFAYGYVPEPKTILQHAFKMSPGHTLTVKRGKPLPAPKQYLDISFSQISISQQDAEVELIDRIREAVRIRLVSEVPLGAFLSGGVDSSAVVAMMAGLSKEPVNTCTIAFKDPKFNEAEFAAQVAQRYHTNHSVDYVDPDDFSLIDKLAALYDEPYADSSALPTYRVCELARKRVTVALSGDGGDENLAGYRRYRWHLYESQLRSFMPLGLRKPLFGMLGSIYPKADWAPKVFRAKTTFEALARDDVEGYFHGVSVMSDAMRQRLFSQKFRSELQGYQAIEVMYAHSHNAPEHPLSRVQYLDMKTYLVGDILTKVDRASMAHALEVREPLLDYKLMEWISSLPPEYKLKGREGKYIFKKALEPHLPHDIMYRPKMGFSVPLAAWFRGPLKHQIRDAVLGSTLSDIGYFNRNYLQELVDNHQSGRRDYSATLWTVLMFESYMRMYGNVA; encoded by the coding sequence ATGTGTGGTTTGGTAGGGATTTTTGATTTAAATGGACCTGGGGTTGTCGACCGTGATTTGTTGTCACGGATGAATGAAACCCAGTTTCATCGCGGCCCTGATGAGGGTGGTTTACATACTGAGCCTGGTGTTGGGCTTGGTCATCGTCGCTTATCGATCATCGATCTTTCCACCGGTCAGCAGCCGTTATTCAACGAAGATAACTCCGTCGTAGTTGTATTCAACGGTGAAATATACAACTTTCAGGAAGTTGCCAAAGAACTGGAGCAGTGCGGACATCGTTTTCGTACCCACTCCGATACCGAAGTTATCGTCCACGGTTGGGAAGAGTGGGGAGAGGCCTGTGTTCAACGCTTCAATGGCATGTTTGCGTTCGCCATTTGGGATCGCAACCAGCAGACATTGTTTCTGGCGCGTGATCGTCTTGGCGTCAAACCCTTATATTACGCAGTCACACGTAATAATCGACTCATCTTTGGTTCAGAATTGAAATCCTTGCTCGCTGATCCCGGTTTGCCACGGGTCACCGATCTGCGTGCAGTCGAAGAATATTTCGCCTACGGTTATGTGCCCGAACCAAAAACCATTTTACAGCATGCGTTCAAGATGTCTCCGGGGCATACATTAACGGTAAAACGTGGTAAGCCATTGCCCGCGCCGAAACAATATTTGGACATTTCTTTTTCGCAAATCAGTATCAGTCAGCAAGACGCAGAAGTCGAATTGATTGATCGTATTCGAGAAGCAGTGCGTATCCGGCTTGTTTCAGAAGTGCCGCTCGGTGCTTTTTTGTCCGGAGGGGTCGACTCCAGCGCGGTAGTAGCAATGATGGCTGGTTTGTCAAAAGAGCCGGTTAATACCTGCACGATTGCTTTTAAAGATCCAAAATTTAATGAAGCGGAATTCGCCGCGCAGGTGGCACAACGTTATCACACCAATCACTCCGTCGATTATGTCGATCCTGATGATTTTAGTCTGATTGATAAACTGGCGGCGCTCTATGATGAGCCATACGCAGATAGTTCTGCGTTGCCCACCTATCGTGTCTGTGAGCTGGCGCGAAAACGAGTAACAGTTGCCCTATCCGGTGATGGTGGCGATGAAAATCTGGCAGGCTATCGCCGTTATCGCTGGCATCTCTATGAGTCCCAGCTGCGCTCTTTTATGCCGCTAGGCTTGCGTAAACCCTTGTTTGGAATGCTTGGCAGCATCTACCCCAAGGCGGATTGGGCACCCAAAGTTTTTCGTGCCAAGACCACCTTTGAGGCGCTGGCCCGCGATGATGTCGAAGGATATTTTCACGGCGTGTCAGTGATGAGTGATGCTATGCGTCAACGTTTATTCAGCCAGAAATTTAGAAGCGAACTTCAGGGTTACCAAGCCATTGAAGTGATGTATGCGCATTCGCATAATGCACCCGAACATCCGTTGTCTCGTGTCCAGTATCTGGATATGAAGACTTATCTGGTTGGCGATATTCTCACCAAGGTCGATCGAGCCAGCATGGCCCATGCCCTGGAGGTGCGTGAACCCTTGCTGGATTACAAATTGATGGAATGGATTTCCAGCTTGCCGCCGGAATATAAGCTTAAAGGGCGTGAAGGTAAATACATCTTCAAGAAAGCGCTGGAACCACATTTGCCGCACGATATTATGTATCGGCCCAAGATGGGATTCTCAGTACCCTTGGCTGCCTGGTTTCGCGGGCCGCTGAAACATCAGATTCGGGATGCAGTGCTAGGATCAACACTGTCGGATATAGGATATTTTAATCGAAATTATCTCCAGGAATTGGTGGATAACCATCAGTCAGGACGGCGCGATTATAGTGCGACGTTGTGGACAGTGTTGATGTTTGAGTCATATATGCGAATGTATGGGAATGTTGCCTAA
- a CDS encoding putative O-glycosylation ligase, exosortase A system-associated produces the protein MRDLAVTLIVIGSIPYILMRPYVGILMMAWLGYMNPHRLSWGFATDMPFVFIMAIVTMIGMVFSKEKIGKLPIKAETILLFLFLAWMGITTIFALEPSLAKPQYEKVIKIQVITILTMLLITDKKRVLLLIWVIVMSLGFYGFKGGIFTITSGGGFHVMGPLGTFIGGNNEIGLALVMTLPLMYYLLQQQSKKIIKLGMMALMFLTAVAILGTQSRGALVGIVMMGAYLVLKSKRKFTFLIVLAAVIPIILTFMPQSWWDRMHTIKAYEQDESALGRINAWNFAMNLASARPLGGGYEVFKQPWFSMYAPDPDVVHDAHSIYFEVLGEHGFVGLALFLALLLTTWFSGRKIIRTCRGKEDLLWAENLARMLQVSLAGYMVCGAFLGLAYFDYVYHIVAIMVLLKVIVLGQADDNSPLKRAGRLAAK, from the coding sequence ATGCGTGATTTGGCTGTCACACTGATTGTAATCGGTTCCATACCCTATATCTTGATGCGGCCATATGTCGGCATTTTGATGATGGCTTGGCTTGGTTATATGAATCCTCATCGGCTTAGCTGGGGATTCGCTACTGATATGCCATTTGTATTTATTATGGCTATTGTTACTATGATAGGAATGGTCTTCTCAAAGGAGAAGATAGGAAAGCTACCTATTAAAGCTGAGACAATATTATTGTTTTTATTTCTGGCATGGATGGGAATAACAACCATCTTCGCACTTGAGCCGTCACTAGCGAAGCCTCAATATGAGAAGGTCATTAAGATTCAGGTTATTACCATTCTTACGATGTTGCTGATTACTGACAAAAAGCGTGTACTCCTTTTAATCTGGGTGATTGTTATGTCGCTTGGATTTTATGGCTTCAAGGGAGGTATTTTTACAATTACCTCAGGCGGTGGATTTCATGTAATGGGACCATTGGGCACTTTTATTGGTGGCAACAATGAAATAGGGCTTGCTTTGGTGATGACCTTGCCGCTCATGTACTACTTGCTGCAGCAGCAATCTAAAAAGATTATAAAACTTGGCATGATGGCGTTAATGTTCCTGACCGCAGTGGCGATATTGGGAACTCAGTCACGGGGAGCGCTGGTTGGTATTGTAATGATGGGCGCGTATTTGGTCTTGAAAAGCAAACGCAAATTCACATTTTTGATTGTACTTGCGGCAGTGATTCCGATAATCCTGACCTTTATGCCTCAATCCTGGTGGGATCGTATGCATACAATCAAGGCTTATGAGCAGGATGAATCGGCGTTGGGGCGGATTAACGCCTGGAATTTTGCCATGAATCTTGCTTCAGCTAGGCCGTTAGGTGGCGGGTATGAGGTGTTCAAGCAACCATGGTTTAGTATGTATGCTCCGGACCCGGACGTGGTTCATGATGCACACAGTATTTACTTTGAGGTATTAGGGGAGCATGGATTTGTGGGGCTGGCACTGTTTCTAGCGCTGTTGCTGACGACGTGGTTTTCCGGACGCAAAATAATTCGAACCTGCAGAGGGAAGGAAGACTTGTTGTGGGCTGAGAATTTGGCGCGGATGCTTCAGGTAAGTCTTGCTGGGTATATGGTTTGTGGCGCTTTTCTCGGGTTAGCTTATTTCGACTACGTGTATCATATTGTGGCCATTATGGTGCTCCTGAAAGTAATTGTCTTGGGGCAAGCCGACGACAATTCGCCGCTAAAACGTGCTGGAAGATTAGCTGCCAAATAG
- a CDS encoding polysaccharide deacetylase yields MLKVFLTIDVELWPRNWDLGADAFQEAWRRYIQGATRRGDYGVPFQLEVLRQHQLQAVFLVEGLFAWQYGVGPLRDIVGMIQNAGQEVQLHLHPEWVHKSRNPILPGRHGMNMRDYSEDEQDYLLSLGLGYMREAGANEICAFRAGSYGADRATLRALAKHGIRYDTSYSAPYLATTCGLSSDTLLVQPRQMEGVWEFPVNCFEEFPRRLRHMQLGACSLSELIHLLLQAWRKGWHAVTIVSHGHELLNGARTEYDPIVVRRFEGLCRFLTEHRDKFETAGFSTLQSSEIVLTDESQPLTSNPWRTAWRYGEQFAMRLR; encoded by the coding sequence ATGCTTAAGGTTTTTCTCACCATAGATGTCGAGCTGTGGCCAAGGAATTGGGATCTGGGCGCCGATGCATTTCAGGAGGCCTGGCGCCGATATATCCAGGGCGCAACGCGGCGTGGTGACTATGGCGTCCCCTTCCAATTGGAAGTTCTCCGCCAGCATCAGCTACAGGCGGTCTTTTTGGTAGAGGGTCTGTTCGCCTGGCAGTATGGCGTAGGGCCGCTGCGAGATATTGTCGGCATGATACAAAATGCGGGACAGGAAGTGCAGTTGCACTTGCATCCAGAATGGGTACATAAATCCAGGAACCCCATTCTGCCGGGACGACACGGAATGAACATGCGAGATTATAGTGAGGATGAGCAAGATTATCTGCTCTCGCTTGGGCTTGGGTATATGCGCGAGGCTGGTGCCAACGAAATATGCGCCTTCCGGGCGGGCAGTTACGGTGCGGATCGTGCGACGTTGCGGGCGCTAGCTAAACATGGAATTCGTTACGACACTAGCTATAGTGCACCTTATCTGGCAACTACCTGTGGCCTGTCTTCTGACACGCTATTAGTGCAGCCTCGGCAGATGGAGGGGGTATGGGAATTCCCGGTAAACTGCTTTGAGGAGTTTCCCAGGCGATTGCGGCATATGCAATTGGGTGCATGTTCATTAAGTGAGCTGATACACTTGCTACTTCAGGCCTGGCGTAAGGGTTGGCATGCGGTGACTATTGTATCGCATGGGCATGAACTCCTGAATGGAGCCAGAACGGAATATGATCCAATCGTGGTGCGGCGGTTTGAAGGGTTGTGCCGATTCCTGACCGAGCATCGTGACAAATTTGAAACTGCGGGCTTCTCTACCTTGCAGTCCAGCGAAATTGTGCTGACAGATGAAAGTCAGCCTTTGACCTCGAATCCATGGCGTACGGCTTGGCGCTATGGCGAGCAATTCGCCATGCGATTGCGGTAG
- a CDS encoding sulfotransferase: MKNVTLICGLPRSGTTWLGKIFDSHPWTYYLHEPDSVVAMRDIPRVVAPRSNAEYRSRLTDYFSQYLSMNVPKVRGKRPLFPKSYLSHMGSGCYRLSVIAATMFARYGLRVPVYTPVPESDAENVRYVWKSVEAAGRLPVIVAAFPEMRVIYEVRHPCGYISSIVRGIRQGRFARGFNPAEDYDLFRLLLASPLALQRGVTEEFLKSVSELERIAWQWCLINDFILHYVDNASNCMVVRYEDICVSPVETVRKLFDFAKLEWSTQVNDFIHHSSAGGKDQYYGVFRDPKAAMNKWTKDLTQEEIELIVKVVSGSRSGLLYGCK; the protein is encoded by the coding sequence GTGAAAAATGTAACATTAATATGCGGTCTGCCTCGTTCCGGGACAACATGGTTGGGGAAGATATTTGATAGTCATCCTTGGACATACTACCTGCACGAACCAGATAGCGTAGTAGCCATGCGCGACATCCCTAGAGTTGTCGCGCCACGAAGCAATGCGGAATACCGTTCGCGACTTACCGATTATTTTTCGCAGTATCTGTCAATGAATGTACCCAAGGTTAGGGGTAAGCGACCATTGTTTCCAAAATCCTATCTCTCGCACATGGGGAGTGGATGTTATCGTTTGAGCGTGATCGCAGCCACTATGTTTGCGCGTTATGGTCTACGGGTGCCAGTGTATACGCCGGTGCCAGAATCAGATGCCGAAAATGTTCGCTATGTATGGAAATCTGTTGAGGCAGCCGGGCGTTTGCCGGTGATTGTAGCTGCATTTCCGGAAATGCGAGTGATATATGAAGTGCGACACCCTTGTGGTTATATCTCATCAATAGTTCGAGGTATACGTCAAGGGCGTTTTGCAAGAGGGTTCAATCCTGCGGAAGATTATGATTTGTTTCGGTTGCTTCTCGCGTCTCCATTGGCCTTACAGCGCGGCGTTACCGAGGAGTTTCTGAAATCCGTTTCTGAGCTAGAGCGTATTGCCTGGCAGTGGTGTCTGATCAATGATTTTATTCTTCACTACGTCGACAATGCAAGTAACTGCATGGTTGTACGTTATGAAGATATATGTGTTTCACCTGTTGAGACGGTGAGAAAATTATTCGATTTTGCGAAACTTGAGTGGTCAACACAAGTCAACGATTTTATCCATCATAGCTCCGCCGGGGGTAAAGATCAGTACTACGGAGTATTTCGTGATCCCAAGGCCGCCATGAACAAATGGACAAAAGATTTGACTCAGGAGGAAATTGAGTTAATTGTTAAAGTGGTCTCTGGAAGCAGGAGTGGATTGCTTTATGGATGCAAGTAA
- a CDS encoding glycosyltransferase encodes MCSTRWVVKTQSDLPRLVVFTTLFPHPGQPQAGIFIRERMFRVGKKLPLVVVAPVPWFPLQGLIRMWRPHFRPSAPAREEQQGFEVLHPRFLSVPGYAKSLDGIFLALSTFWTIRRLKHRFRFDVIDAHFGYPDGYAATLLGRWLNVPVTITLRGTEPRHVQDRILRPKLAKALQRAARVFSVSDSLCQLAMTLGVDQDKTRVVGNGVDTEKFRPFPRDEARSRFNIPIDAKVLITVGGLCERKGFHRVIECLPELMKTHQNLYYLIVGGASAEGDFTERLKAQVQTIGLTDRVCFLGTMAPEKLKLPLSAADVFVLATRNEGWANVLLEAMACGLPVVTTDVGGNAEVVCNSEFGVIVPFGDQQALTQAIGEALVKAWNRQGIIAYAEANNWEQRVEVLCQNFMELSVEAS; translated from the coding sequence ATGTGCTCTACGAGGTGGGTCGTGAAGACACAATCCGATCTCCCCAGGTTAGTCGTATTTACAACATTATTTCCGCACCCAGGGCAGCCGCAGGCAGGGATATTTATCCGCGAGCGCATGTTCCGTGTTGGAAAGAAATTGCCTTTGGTTGTTGTGGCTCCGGTGCCATGGTTTCCTTTGCAAGGTTTAATACGTATGTGGCGTCCGCACTTTCGCCCGTCGGCACCCGCCCGGGAAGAACAGCAGGGATTTGAAGTACTGCATCCCCGATTTTTATCCGTGCCAGGCTATGCTAAATCTCTTGACGGTATCTTTTTGGCGCTGTCGACATTTTGGACAATACGACGCTTAAAACATCGTTTCAGGTTCGATGTGATCGACGCCCACTTTGGTTACCCGGACGGTTACGCCGCGACACTGCTGGGGCGTTGGTTAAATGTACCTGTGACTATTACTTTGCGCGGCACAGAACCTAGACACGTACAAGACCGCATATTGCGGCCAAAGCTCGCCAAAGCACTACAACGGGCGGCGCGGGTATTTTCTGTTTCAGATTCCCTGTGCCAGTTAGCAATGACTTTGGGGGTGGATCAGGACAAGACCAGAGTAGTTGGCAATGGTGTGGACACGGAAAAATTCCGGCCTTTTCCAAGAGATGAGGCGCGTAGCCGTTTTAATATTCCCATTGATGCAAAGGTCCTGATCACGGTGGGAGGTTTGTGTGAGCGTAAAGGATTTCATCGGGTGATTGAATGTTTGCCTGAACTCATGAAGACGCATCAGAATCTTTATTATCTGATTGTCGGTGGAGCGAGCGCGGAAGGTGACTTTACTGAACGTCTTAAAGCGCAGGTTCAAACCATTGGATTGACCGATCGAGTATGTTTTCTTGGCACGATGGCGCCCGAGAAACTTAAACTACCCCTCTCAGCGGCCGATGTCTTTGTATTGGCAACTCGCAATGAGGGATGGGCGAACGTGTTATTAGAGGCTATGGCATGCGGTTTGCCGGTTGTGACCACAGATGTTGGAGGGAACGCAGAGGTTGTGTGTAATAGCGAGTTCGGAGTAATTGTTCCGTTTGGTGATCAGCAAGCATTGACCCAGGCCATCGGGGAGGCTTTGGTAAAGGCTTGGAATCGCCAAGGCATTATTGCCTATGCTGAAGCCAATAATTGGGAGCAGCGTGTCGAAGTCTTGTGTCAAAACTTCATGGAATTGAGTGTGGAAGCGAGTTGA